The genomic window AGCGCTTGGAAAAGGCAACTGCAAAATGGGCTGTAATCCACCCGGTTGATTATAGAAGGAATTGGGTTAATTATGAAGAGATTAAGCATTGTTGCATTTCTCTTTTTGGGGACACAACTGCATTTTGCTCATTCGCAGGAACCCCGCATCGACCAAACGACCCGTTGGACCCAGGATTTTCAGATCCAGGCCAACGTCGACAGGATCATCCGGATTGATCGGGTCTCTGGCAGGGAAACGGTTCTGAAAACACCTCCAGGTACGATTTGGACAACCTATGGTGAAGGCAGGTGGTGGGCTCTCGAGTCCACCCTTAAGTATTCAGAGTCCAATAATTTGCCTGGCGATGGAGGATTGCGGTCGAAGGAAATGCCTTCCCAAAAAATATGGGTATCAAACGACCTTTCCCGATGGGAGGCGTACGGAAGCCTGCTCGGAGCCAACGATTCCGGGGCAAGCATACTGGTCCCATTAAGCGATAATTCCATTTTCCTGGCCAAGCGATTCGGAATGCATTTTTTGCAGGAGGGATATTCTCCGTTTTACATCGTAAAATCATCTGATGACGGTAGTCTGCATGCTTCCGCGAATGTCGATCTGGATATCGGGCCCATGTATTCGAAAAAAGCATGGACCACGAAGGATGGAACCGATTTCGACAACTTGATATGCAACCCAAGATACCAAATTTGCAAGAACATGCTGTTCGAGCTGCCTTCCACGCTTTTTCAGTTCGATGATGGATTCCTTTTCCTGTCGAAGCAAATGGGCGTTGCCTGGTGCTTTGACCGCACGGGACGCTTGAAGAGCCGACTGCAGCTGTTCGGCCTCATGGTCGACGACGACTTTGCGAGGATTTTCACCTTCGAGCGCGCGATTGTGAATTGCCAATTGACCCCCGACCAGACCATTCTCGTCGCGGCCCGAACCAAGGAGGCCGTTTGGTTCAATCAGCACTTTTTCCCCTCCATGCCCACCAGCGTGGAAGGGGACCCTGTGCCGCCAGAGGTGCGAGCGTTGAACGAGGGCCGAGGCAACGACCTGAACCCAAATCTGGAATGGTTCGAATTGGATCCAGGCAAGAGAAGGATCCGCGGTATCGCCCCGCCGTTCGGCGCTCCGACCACGATCCGTGAACTTCCTGAAACGTCCGCGCCCTGGTTCACGTTCGCCTGGGACGGCTCGGCCCGGTTCCGGGGATGGGCTGAGTTATAATTCTTGTATATCATGGGCTTCCCTGGCGCTAGGTAAAACCATGGACCCCTGGAAATCGGCCCTGCGGTCCGTCCTCATCGACATCAACGGCAACCGCGATTTCGCCGTTCAGCTCAACGGGTCCTCAGAGAGGCCCGGCACTCCCGTGGACCGGGTGTCCGTGATCTACGGCCGCACGCTCAGCCCGTCCCTGGACTACGCAACGGCCGGCGCCGGCATCCACCCGGGACAAAAAGCGAGGGCGGACTGGGGTAGTCCGCCCTCTTTTACTGTTTTTGGTCGGCGCGAGAAGATTCGAACTTCCGACCCCTACCACCCCAAGGTAGTGCGCTACCAGGCTGCGCCACGCGCCGTGAACTAACGAGTCTAGTACGTTTGTCCGCCGAGGTCAAGCATCGTTCTCCCCGGATACACTGGTGGCATGAAAGAGCGCCTGATTCTCATAACAAACGACGACGGATGCTGGGCGCCGGGCCTCGCGGCCCTGGGGCGGGTGGCCTCGCGCTTCGGGCGCGTCGTGGCGGTGGCCCCGGACCGGAACCGCTCCGCCGTCTCCAGCGCCATGAGCCTGAACGACATCCTGCGCCTGCACGACCTGGGCGGGGACCGGTACGCCTGCACCGGGACGCCCGTGGACTGCGTTCTGGTGGGCATCCGGGCCGTGCTCAAGCGCGAGCCGGACTGGGTGCTCTCGGGCATCAACCACGGCTTCAACCTGGGCGAGGACGTCTTCTACTCGGGAACGGTGGGCGCCGCCTTCGAGGGCTGCCAGCAGGGGGCCCGGTCCGTGGCCTTCTCCATCGACCCCCAGGGCGACCTGGCCCAGGCCGAGACCTGGGCGGGGCGCTTCCTGGAGCGCTGGGAGGCCATGGAGCTTCCCGCCAACCGCATCTGGAACGTGAACCTGCCCAAGGGGGAGCCCCTGGGGTTCCGCCTCTGCGGCCAGGACACGCGCAAGTACCACGACCTCGTGGAGGAGCGCCTCGACCCCCGCAGGACGCCCTATTTCTGGATCGGCGGGGAGCTGGGCCCCACCTACTCCCAGGGCCCCGGCAGCGACGCCGAGGCGGCCCTGGCGGGCTACGTCAGCGTGACGCCCCTGCGCCTGGACCTGGCCTGCCCCGAGGTCATGGGGCGGAGGACCGACTTCGACCTCACCTTCAACGGCGGGCTCCCGTGAAGGCCGGCTTCCACGCCCATGGACGCGTCCAGGGGGTGGGCTACCGGTGGTTCGTGATCCAGGCCGCGCAGGAGCTGGGCCTCGCCGGCTGGGTGCGCAACGAACCCGACGGCACGGTCTCCGGGGAGGCGGGGGGGGACCTGTCCCGCCTGGAGGCCCTGAAGGATCGCCTGGAGGCGGGTCCCCCCTCGGCACGCGTTTCCCGGCTGGACTGGTGGGTGGTGGAGGGTGGACAATCACTTCCCCACCCATTCGAGGTCCGGCGCTAAGCGAGGTACCATGAATTTCAAATTGTCAGTTCTGGATGTTCCCGATTTCCCCATGGCCGGGGTCCTGTACAAGGACATCACCCCCCTGTTCAACGACGCCGCAGCTTTCGCCCGCGCCATCGACGCCATGGCCGAGCCGGTCCTGTCCCTGCTGCCCACCCATGTGCTGGGCCTGGAATCCCGCGGATTCATCTTCGGTTCCGCCCTGGCCCACAAGCTCGGCCTGGGCTTCGTGCCCGCCCGCCGGCCCGGGAAGCTGCCCCGGCCCACCTATTCCGAGGCCTACGCGTCCTCCTGCGGTCACGACGGCCTGGAGATCCACCAGGACGCCTTCCACCCCGGGGACCGCGTGCTGATCGTGGACGACGTCCTGGCGACGGGAGCCACGGCCCTGGCGGCCCGGCACATCGTGGAGCGCACCGGGGCGCACCCCGTGGCGCTCACGCTCTTCATCGAGATGGTGGCGATGGCGGGACGGGAGAGGCTGAAGGGAATGCCGGTGTTCAGCGTGCTGAGGTACTGACCCGCCTGGACGCGTGGCGATCTCGCGGAGAAAAGCCCGTGTCGATTTGAATCTCAGGACTTCGCGGATGAGGTACGTGCCGGGTGGTCCTGGATCCACTGTTTCAGGGCCTCGTCCATGCGGGTCTGCCAGCCAGGGCCGCTGGCGCGGAAATAGTCCAGAACTTCGGGGCTGTAGCGCATGGACAGGAGCGTCTTCGTGGGCGCCTTCTGGGGACCCCTCCCTTTCAAACCGCCTTCCCGGCGGGCCTTGAGGATCTCCGGATGCGTTTCGGAAACGGGCCTCAGCCTGGCGAGCATTTCTTCCGAAAGCGGCGGGCTGTCCACGGAATCCCAGTCTTCCTGAGAGATGTGGTCAGGTCGTGCCCTTGGTTTCCTCATGCGCCCTCCTTTCCCCGGGATTGGATTTCCGGAGGCTGATGACCCTGCAGGATTCATCTCGCCGCGTGTAGATCAGCGTGTGAAGCCGGTCGCCGATGAATCCGATGGCGATCCAGCGCGGCTCACCGTAGTCGTTGCGGCAATCCTCCGCCTGCAGGGCTGTTTCCCAGCGGAACCCGAAGACCTCTTCGAAATCCACCCGGTGCTTTTCAATGGTCGCCTGGTTCGTGGCATCGTCCCATTCGTACCACAAAATATAATGTAGCTACAAATTGGAACGAGTCAAGACTCCTAGGCGCTCACCAGCGTCTTCAGTCCGTCCCTGAACAGCACGTCCACCTTGCGCCCGGTTCGCTTCTGCACGCGGCCCAGGCCGAAGCTGGGGTGGTCCATCCACATGCCCTCCTCCCAGCGGTGGGAGACGGCGTAGGGGATGGAGGTCGTGCCGGCGTGCTCCTCGAGCATCAGCTCGTGGAAGCGCGAGGGGGAGGTGGCGCTGCGGGGGGAGGCGGTGCGGGTGGCGACCGTGGCCCGGGGGGGGCGCGCCGCGGGAGCGGGGCGTTCGGCGCGGAACTTGTGCACGGACTTGCAGGTCGAGCAGATGAGCTTCTCCGGCACGCCATCCGTTATGGACATGATCATGTGCCGGGTTTCCCCTTTGCATCTCCCACAAGGGGCATCAACTTCCTGGCCGGCGTAGTACGATTTCATCATCCCCCCAGTTTGCCGGAATTGTCCGGCCAAGGGAAACCTCAAGCGAGCTCGGATGCCCGTCTTCACGTCAGCATGCCCCAGAAACTGTTACAGCACGTGCAGTCTTAGGGTCACTGTGGAAAAAGGGAAGGTCACGGCCATCGATGCCCACCCGGGCAACCGGGCCACCCCGGAGGGGCCCTGCCTCAAGGGGCTGAGCTACCTGGAGCGGGTCGAACCCGCCTCTCGCTTGCTCGCTCCCATGCTTCGCGGAACGGACGGCGGCTTCGCTCCCGTCTCCTGGGACGCGGCCCTGGACCTCATGGCGGAGCGGTTCCTGGACATCCGGGAGCGCTTCGGCCCCCAGGCGGTGATGTACTACGCCGGCAGCGGCACCAAGGGACTGCTCAACGGCAACTCCATGGCCTTCTGGCGGCGCTTCGGGGGGTGCACCACCACCTACGGCGACCTGTGCTGGCCCGCGGGCCTCGAGGCCACCCGCCTCACGCTGGGGGACAACCGCCACAACGCCCCCTGGGACCTGGCCAACGCGGCCCTCATCGTCATGTGGGGCAAGAACGCCGCGGAGACCAACGTCCACCAGATGCGGTTCGTGGACCAGGCCCTGGCCGCGGGCGGCAGGCTCGTGGTCATCGATCCCCGGCGCACCCCGACGGCGGAGCGCGCCGCGCTCCTGGTGCAGCCCCGCCCCGGCACCGACGCGGCCCTGGCCCTGGCCCTGGCCCACGTGCTCATCCGGGACGGCCTGGCGGACCGCGCCTTCATCGACGCCCACGTGCTGGGCTTCGAGGCCTACGCGCGCGCCGTCGAAGCCTGGACCCCGCAGCGCTGCGAAGGCGTCACCGGCGTGCCCGCGGGGGAGGTGGAGGCCCTGGCCCGGGAGCTGGGCACCACGAGGCCGCTGACCATCTGCGCGGGCTTCGGCATGCAGCGCTACACCAACTCGGGCCAGACCATGCGGGCCATCCTCGCCCTGCTGGCCATCACCGGCAACCTGGGCAGGCCCGGCGCCGGCTGGGTCTACGCGAACCTGCAGTCGGACGTGTTCAGCGCCGTGAAGGACCCCCTGGACTTCTTCCCGCCCGAAAGGCCCGACGGCGTGGCCCGGGTGTCGCTCTCCACGGCCCGCCTGGGCCGGGACATGGCCGCGCAGGCCGGCCCGCCCCTCAAGGCCGCGTGGGTGGAGCGGGGCAATCCCGTGAGCCAGAACCCCGACACCGCGCGGGTGCGCGAGGCCTTCCGCGCCCTGGAGTTCCGGGTGGTGGTGGACGAGCGCCTCACGGACACCGCCCGGGAGGCGGACCTGGTGCTGCCCGCCAAGAGCCTCTTCGAGCAGACCGACGTCATCGGCGCCTACTGGCATCCCTACCTCCAGATCCGCCCGAAGCTGCTGGAGCCCCCCGGGGAGGTGAAGCCCGAGTCCGAGATCCTCT from Geothrix sp. 21YS21S-2 includes these protein-coding regions:
- the surE gene encoding 5'/3'-nucleotidase SurE encodes the protein MKERLILITNDDGCWAPGLAALGRVASRFGRVVAVAPDRNRSAVSSAMSLNDILRLHDLGGDRYACTGTPVDCVLVGIRAVLKREPDWVLSGINHGFNLGEDVFYSGTVGAAFEGCQQGARSVAFSIDPQGDLAQAETWAGRFLERWEAMELPANRIWNVNLPKGEPLGFRLCGQDTRKYHDLVEERLDPRRTPYFWIGGELGPTYSQGPGSDAEAALAGYVSVTPLRLDLACPEVMGRRTDFDLTFNGGLP
- a CDS encoding BrnA antitoxin family protein → MRKPRARPDHISQEDWDSVDSPPLSEEMLARLRPVSETHPEILKARREGGLKGRGPQKAPTKTLLSMRYSPEVLDYFRASGPGWQTRMDEALKQWIQDHPARTSSAKS
- a CDS encoding acylphosphatase; translation: MKAGFHAHGRVQGVGYRWFVIQAAQELGLAGWVRNEPDGTVSGEAGGDLSRLEALKDRLEAGPPSARVSRLDWWVVEGGQSLPHPFEVRR
- a CDS encoding adenine phosphoribosyltransferase codes for the protein MNFKLSVLDVPDFPMAGVLYKDITPLFNDAAAFARAIDAMAEPVLSLLPTHVLGLESRGFIFGSALAHKLGLGFVPARRPGKLPRPTYSEAYASSCGHDGLEIHQDAFHPGDRVLIVDDVLATGATALAARHIVERTGAHPVALTLFIEMVAMAGRERLKGMPVFSVLRY
- a CDS encoding BrnT family toxin, which produces MWYEWDDATNQATIEKHRVDFEEVFGFRWETALQAEDCRNDYGEPRWIAIGFIGDRLHTLIYTRRDESCRVISLRKSNPGERRAHEETKGTT
- a CDS encoding molybdopterin-dependent oxidoreductase, which produces MPVFTSACPRNCYSTCSLRVTVEKGKVTAIDAHPGNRATPEGPCLKGLSYLERVEPASRLLAPMLRGTDGGFAPVSWDAALDLMAERFLDIRERFGPQAVMYYAGSGTKGLLNGNSMAFWRRFGGCTTTYGDLCWPAGLEATRLTLGDNRHNAPWDLANAALIVMWGKNAAETNVHQMRFVDQALAAGGRLVVIDPRRTPTAERAALLVQPRPGTDAALALALAHVLIRDGLADRAFIDAHVLGFEAYARAVEAWTPQRCEGVTGVPAGEVEALARELGTTRPLTICAGFGMQRYTNSGQTMRAILALLAITGNLGRPGAGWVYANLQSDVFSAVKDPLDFFPPERPDGVARVSLSTARLGRDMAAQAGPPLKAAWVERGNPVSQNPDTARVREAFRALEFRVVVDERLTDTAREADLVLPAKSLFEQTDVIGAYWHPYLQIRPKLLEPPGEVKPESEILWHLALRMGLATDGLVAPGGEEAWLEAKLGRFPGLTLEALREGPVLAPGCEEVAFADLAFPTPSGRIELLSEEAARRWSVDPLPGHSAPLESSPGAYPLTLLTPNHKNSIHSQFVTLSCLRDPGPRLHLGPGDAAARGIRQGDRVRVFNARGELFLPANLDLSLLPGCVVAFNGYGAEHGGSVNLLSLGRETDMAHGAAFHDNLVDVEKAP